In Rhodanobacter denitrificans, a single window of DNA contains:
- a CDS encoding autotransporter outer membrane beta-barrel domain-containing protein: protein MGYAPGSWFVNGALVYGLDDYSSSRRVAFPGIDETARADYSGRQYTAFGATGYHFYVGDGRSVITPTATVQYTRMKMPGYREFGGNSVNLAVDAQTYRFLQSGLGVKFSRDLATSGDLTVRPEMHANWLHSFSGRSVSETAQFASGGPSFTATGVKPGRDLAELGAGLLIAGGNRWSLAGAHRCQFNRSYKAGPGHGEGCRGVVRATPVRSGRLMG, encoded by the coding sequence CTGGGTTATGCGCCGGGATCGTGGTTCGTCAACGGGGCGCTGGTCTATGGGCTGGATGACTATTCCAGTTCGCGCCGGGTCGCGTTCCCGGGGATCGACGAGACGGCGCGCGCCGACTACAGCGGTCGCCAGTACACCGCGTTCGGTGCGACCGGGTATCACTTCTACGTAGGCGATGGACGCAGCGTGATCACGCCGACGGCCACCGTGCAGTACACCCGCATGAAGATGCCCGGCTACCGCGAGTTCGGCGGCAACTCGGTCAATCTGGCGGTCGATGCGCAGACGTACCGTTTCCTGCAGTCCGGCCTGGGCGTGAAGTTCTCCCGCGACTTGGCCACCTCCGGCGACCTGACCGTACGCCCCGAGATGCACGCCAACTGGCTGCATTCGTTCAGCGGCCGCAGCGTGAGCGAGACCGCGCAGTTCGCCAGCGGCGGGCCGTCGTTCACCGCCACCGGAGTCAAGCCGGGCCGCGATCTGGCCGAGCTGGGCGCGGGCCTGCTGATCGCCGGCGGCAACCGCTGGTCGCTGGCCGGCGCCCACCGCTGCCAGTTCAATCGCAGCTACAAGGCGGGGCCAGGTCATGGTGAAGGTTGCCGTGGCGTTGTGAGGGCGACTCCTGTCCGGAGTGGCAGACTGATGGGGTGA
- a CDS encoding phospholipase D family protein — protein sequence MTAVALAVLGLALGACSPPAAVVKPPSKALPPTTATAGARYVHAEVKQHQDKSGFRLLTRSTNALMSRVALADHAQHALDLQYYIFDNDATGRLVAQRLLAAADRGVRVRLLVDDINAGEAIDMFDALDTHPNIEVRLFNPFATKKPSLFSRATQFLLDAHRLNRRMHNKSFIMDGNVAIVGGRNIGDAYFDAGDTNFRDLDLIAIGPVVKQASQAFDEYWNCDAAYPVKAFSGKHAGHYDLARLRVDLAHDARVFAQSDYAQATLDELPNGASADRPGKWFWGPATLVTDQPEKIETGHDQPQLRIGPDVKALTDGAQRELLLISPYFIPGDNGTQYLAALAARGVTVKVLTNSLASNDEPAVFSGYSRYRRALLEGGVQLYELRPAAGAAQPATAHGTSSGVSLHAKAIVVDRQQVFIGSMNMDARSKLLNTEMGLIVDCPPLAAAVTQFFDTATLPASAWHVTLKTDGGAMQWQASDNGKPVSYDRDPGATTQRRIEVQMLKLLPLESLL from the coding sequence ATGACGGCAGTTGCACTGGCGGTGCTGGGCCTGGCGCTGGGTGCCTGCTCGCCGCCGGCGGCGGTGGTCAAGCCGCCGTCGAAGGCGTTGCCGCCGACCACGGCCACGGCGGGCGCGCGCTACGTCCACGCCGAAGTGAAGCAGCACCAGGACAAGTCCGGCTTCCGTCTGCTCACGCGCAGCACCAACGCCCTGATGAGCCGGGTGGCGCTGGCCGACCATGCGCAGCACGCGCTCGACCTGCAGTACTACATCTTCGACAACGACGCGACCGGGCGGCTGGTGGCACAGCGGCTGCTGGCGGCGGCGGATCGCGGCGTGCGCGTGCGCCTGCTGGTGGACGACATCAACGCGGGCGAGGCGATCGACATGTTCGACGCGCTGGATACCCACCCGAACATCGAGGTGCGGCTGTTCAACCCGTTCGCCACGAAAAAACCCTCCCTGTTCTCCCGGGCCACCCAGTTCCTGCTGGATGCGCACCGGCTCAACCGCCGCATGCACAACAAGTCGTTCATCATGGACGGCAACGTCGCCATCGTCGGCGGCCGCAATATCGGCGACGCCTATTTCGATGCCGGCGACACCAATTTCCGCGACCTCGACCTGATCGCGATCGGCCCGGTGGTGAAGCAGGCGTCGCAAGCCTTCGACGAGTACTGGAACTGCGACGCCGCCTACCCGGTGAAGGCCTTCAGCGGCAAGCATGCCGGCCATTACGACCTGGCCAGGCTGCGGGTGGACCTGGCGCATGACGCGCGCGTGTTCGCCCAGTCGGATTATGCGCAGGCGACGCTGGACGAACTGCCCAACGGCGCCTCCGCCGATCGTCCGGGCAAGTGGTTCTGGGGACCGGCCACCCTGGTCACCGACCAGCCGGAAAAGATCGAGACCGGGCACGATCAGCCGCAGTTGCGCATCGGCCCGGACGTCAAGGCGCTCACCGATGGCGCGCAGCGCGAGCTGCTGCTGATTTCGCCGTACTTCATCCCCGGCGACAATGGCACGCAGTATCTCGCGGCGCTCGCGGCGCGCGGCGTCACGGTGAAGGTGCTGACCAATTCGCTCGCCTCCAACGACGAGCCGGCAGTGTTCTCGGGCTATTCGCGCTACCGCCGTGCGCTGCTCGAAGGCGGCGTGCAGCTGTACGAACTGCGTCCCGCCGCCGGAGCCGCCCAACCCGCCACCGCGCACGGCACCTCGTCCGGGGTGAGCCTGCATGCGAAGGCGATCGTGGTGGACCGGCAGCAGGTGTTCATCGGTTCGATGAACATGGACGCCCGTTCGAAGCTGCTGAACACCGAGATGGGCCTCATCGTCGATTGCCCGCCGCTGGCGGCGGCGGTGACCCAGTTCTTCGACACCGCCACCTTGCCCGCCAGCGCCTGGCACGTGACGCTGAAGACGGACGGCGGCGCCATGCAATGGCAGGCCAGCGACAACGGCAAGCCGGTGAGCTACGACCGCGACCCTGGCGCCACCACCCAGCGTCGCATCGAAGTGCAGATGCTCAAGCTGCTGCCGCTGGAAAGCCTGCTCTAG
- a CDS encoding DUF5329 family protein, whose translation MLPSIRQLPARLSKALLAWLLFALLLTPALARQPMSAPPTEQQKIDYLISIVATLHGASFIRNGSAYDAEQAAAHMRLKLRFAGSRVKTVDDFIVYCATGSSVSGTRYVIRFADGQSIDAATFLRGKLAVFRTP comes from the coding sequence ATGCTTCCTTCAATACGCCAGCTTCCCGCACGCCTGTCCAAGGCGCTGCTGGCGTGGCTGCTGTTCGCCCTGCTGCTGACGCCCGCACTCGCCCGACAGCCCATGTCGGCGCCGCCGACCGAGCAACAGAAAATCGACTACCTGATCAGCATCGTCGCCACGCTGCATGGCGCCAGTTTCATCCGCAACGGCAGCGCCTACGACGCGGAGCAGGCCGCCGCGCACATGCGCCTGAAGCTGCGCTTCGCCGGCAGCCGGGTGAAGACCGTGGACGACTTCATCGTGTATTGCGCCACCGGCTCGTCGGTATCCGGAACCCGTTACGTCATCCGCTTCGCCGATGGCCAAAGCATCGACGCCGCCACCTTCCTGCGCGGCAAGCTGGCCGTCTTTCGCACTCCGTGA
- the ada gene encoding bifunctional DNA-binding transcriptional regulator/O6-methylguanine-DNA methyltransferase Ada, with protein sequence MKTPEKQAARAATLADPRWAAVQARDAHADGSFFYSVRSTGVYCRPSCAARAARPENVAFHATAAEAERAGFRPCRRCRPDQPSLAQQQAAMVTAACRLIEQAETVPTLEQLAQPSGLSPFHFHRVFKAVAGVTPKQYATAHRNRRVRSGLERSHTVTEAIFDAGYNASSRFYETANEVLGMTPSRYRAGGADSEIRFAIGACSLGAILVAQSARGVCAILLGDDPDALARELQDRFPRARLIGGDRDYERLVAQVVGFVEAPALGLDLPLDVRGTAFQQRVWQALREIPVGSMASYSEIARRIGAPKAARAVAQACAGNMLAVAIPCHRVVRNDGDLSGYRWGVPRKRALLEREAQA encoded by the coding sequence ATGAAAACTCCGGAAAAACAGGCCGCACGTGCCGCCACCCTCGCCGACCCGCGCTGGGCCGCCGTGCAGGCGCGCGACGCGCATGCCGACGGCAGCTTCTTCTATTCGGTGCGCAGCACCGGCGTGTACTGCCGTCCCTCCTGCGCCGCGCGCGCCGCGCGGCCGGAAAATGTGGCGTTCCACGCCACCGCCGCCGAGGCGGAGCGCGCCGGCTTTCGCCCGTGCAGGCGCTGCCGGCCCGACCAGCCATCGCTGGCGCAGCAGCAGGCGGCGATGGTCACCGCTGCCTGCCGGCTGATCGAGCAGGCCGAGACCGTACCCACGCTCGAACAGTTGGCGCAACCGAGCGGACTCAGCCCCTTCCACTTCCACCGCGTGTTCAAGGCGGTTGCCGGGGTGACCCCGAAGCAGTACGCCACGGCGCATCGCAACCGCCGCGTGCGCAGCGGCCTGGAGCGCAGCCACACGGTGACCGAGGCGATCTTCGATGCGGGCTACAACGCCAGCAGCCGCTTCTACGAAACGGCGAACGAGGTGCTGGGCATGACGCCCTCGCGCTATCGCGCCGGCGGTGCCGACAGCGAGATCCGCTTCGCCATCGGCGCCTGCTCGCTCGGCGCGATCCTGGTGGCGCAGAGCGCGCGCGGCGTCTGCGCGATCCTGCTCGGCGACGACCCCGACGCGCTCGCGCGCGAGCTGCAGGATCGCTTCCCCAGGGCCAGGCTGATCGGCGGCGACCGCGACTACGAGCGCCTGGTGGCGCAGGTGGTCGGCTTTGTCGAAGCCCCTGCGCTGGGACTGGATCTGCCCTTGGACGTGCGCGGCACCGCGTTCCAGCAGCGCGTGTGGCAGGCGTTGCGCGAGATCCCGGTCGGCAGCATGGCCAGCTACAGCGAGATCGCGCGGCGCATCGGCGCGCCCAAGGCCGCGCGGGCGGTGGCGCAGGCATGTGCCGGCAACATGCTGGCGGTGGCGATCCCCTGCCATCGCGTGGTGCGCAACGACGGCGACCTGTCCGGCTACCGCTGGGGCGTGCCGCGCAAACGCGCGCTGCTGGAGCGCGAGGCGCAGGCATGA
- the alkB gene encoding DNA oxidative demethylase AlkB has product MITTDLFAAAPAPVRQDEPLCEGAMVLRGFALASEAALLQALDAIVTQAPFRHLVTPGGFRMSVAMTNAGSLGWVSDRRGYRYDPIDPDSGKPWPPLPPVFLQLAATAAARAGFAGFVPDACLVNRYEAGTRLSLHQDRDEHDLGQPIVSVSLGIPAVFLFGGLQRSDYPQRVPLAHGDVVVWGGPARLRYHGVLPLKPNHHAVLGDCRINLTFRRAG; this is encoded by the coding sequence ATGATCACCACCGACCTGTTCGCCGCTGCACCCGCCCCTGTTCGTCAGGACGAGCCGCTGTGCGAAGGCGCGATGGTGCTGCGTGGGTTTGCCTTGGCCAGCGAGGCGGCGTTGCTGCAGGCGCTCGATGCGATCGTGACGCAGGCACCGTTCCGCCACCTGGTCACGCCCGGCGGCTTCCGCATGTCGGTGGCGATGACCAACGCGGGATCGCTGGGCTGGGTCAGCGATCGCCGCGGTTACCGCTACGACCCGATCGACCCGGACAGCGGCAAGCCATGGCCGCCGCTGCCGCCGGTCTTCCTGCAGCTGGCAGCTACCGCCGCCGCGCGTGCGGGCTTTGCCGGTTTCGTGCCGGATGCCTGCCTGGTCAACCGCTACGAGGCGGGTACCCGGCTGAGCCTGCATCAGGACCGCGACGAGCACGACCTGGGCCAGCCGATCGTGTCGGTCTCGCTGGGCATCCCGGCGGTGTTCCTGTTCGGCGGCTTGCAGCGCTCGGACTACCCGCAACGCGTGCCGCTGGCGCATGGCGACGTGGTCGTGTGGGGCGGCCCCGCGCGGCTGCGCTATCACGGCGTGCTGCCGCTGAAGCCGAACCATCACGCCGTGCTGGGCGACTGCCGCATCAATCTCACGTTCCGGCGGGCCGGTTAG
- a CDS encoding SDR family NAD(P)-dependent oxidoreductase gives MTITPAPTPLPDPADAALLERLRATSALLEAVAADRQLLDRLPAEERQRLHRAVAQLYHPDPAARRIKLKAAEKARHASKIEAEDTVLNQTGIRALRRKPVFTTPNAFAPEGFLPHDVPPAADAAQPRESVEPKHCYVCKRKYTAIHFFYDQLCPECAAFNYAKRGELADLRGRVALLTGGRVKIGYQAGLKLLRAGAELIVTTRFPRDSAARYAAEPDFADWGHRLQVYGLDLRHTPSVEAFCQELVATRPRLDFIINNACQTVRRPPDFYAHMMEGETAALHQLPEHVRRLVGHYEGLRGAEILPGSSALASRGADLPGLSRAAELSQLPLLPEELLARSHLFPEGRLDQDLQQVDLRQRNSWRLLMAEVPSVELLEVQLVNAIAPFIINARLKPLMLRTGERDKHIVNVSAMEGQFYRSFKTTRHPHTNMAKAALNMMTRTSATDYHNDGIHMNSVDTGWVTDEDPAELAAKKVREERFHPPLDIVDGAARIVDPIIHGINTGEHVWGQFLKDYRPTDW, from the coding sequence TTGACGATCACGCCCGCCCCCACGCCTCTGCCCGACCCTGCGGACGCCGCCCTGCTGGAGCGCCTGCGCGCCACCTCCGCACTGCTGGAAGCGGTGGCGGCCGATCGCCAGCTGCTGGACCGGCTTCCGGCCGAGGAGCGCCAGCGCCTGCACCGGGCGGTGGCGCAGCTCTACCATCCCGACCCGGCGGCCCGCCGGATCAAGCTGAAGGCGGCCGAGAAGGCGCGCCATGCCTCGAAGATCGAGGCCGAGGACACCGTGCTGAACCAGACCGGTATCCGCGCCTTGCGCCGCAAGCCGGTGTTCACCACGCCGAACGCGTTCGCGCCGGAAGGCTTCCTGCCGCACGACGTGCCGCCCGCGGCCGACGCCGCGCAGCCGCGCGAGTCGGTCGAGCCGAAGCACTGCTACGTGTGCAAGCGGAAATACACGGCCATCCACTTCTTCTACGACCAGCTGTGCCCGGAGTGTGCCGCGTTCAACTATGCCAAGCGCGGTGAACTGGCCGACCTGCGCGGGCGCGTGGCACTGCTCACCGGCGGCCGGGTGAAGATCGGTTACCAGGCCGGCCTGAAGCTGCTGCGCGCCGGCGCCGAGCTGATCGTCACCACGCGCTTCCCGCGCGACTCGGCGGCGCGCTATGCGGCCGAGCCGGACTTCGCCGACTGGGGTCACCGCCTGCAGGTCTACGGCCTGGACCTGCGCCACACGCCCAGCGTCGAGGCGTTCTGCCAGGAACTGGTGGCGACCCGGCCGCGGCTGGACTTCATCATCAACAACGCCTGCCAGACCGTGCGCCGCCCGCCGGATTTCTACGCGCACATGATGGAGGGCGAGACCGCCGCGCTGCACCAGCTGCCCGAGCACGTGCGCCGGCTGGTCGGCCATTACGAGGGCCTGCGCGGCGCGGAGATCCTGCCAGGCAGCAGCGCGCTGGCCAGCCGCGGCGCCGACCTGCCCGGGCTGAGCCGCGCCGCCGAGCTGTCGCAGCTGCCGCTGCTGCCGGAAGAACTGCTGGCGCGGAGCCACCTGTTCCCCGAGGGTCGACTGGATCAGGACCTGCAGCAGGTCGACCTGCGCCAGCGCAACTCGTGGCGGCTGCTGATGGCCGAGGTGCCGTCGGTGGAATTGCTGGAGGTGCAGCTGGTCAACGCGATCGCGCCGTTCATCATCAACGCGCGGCTGAAGCCGCTGATGCTGCGCACCGGCGAGCGCGACAAGCACATCGTCAACGTGTCGGCGATGGAGGGCCAGTTCTACCGCAGCTTCAAGACCACCCGCCACCCGCATACCAACATGGCCAAGGCCGCGCTGAACATGATGACGCGCACTTCGGCCACCGATTACCACAACGACGGCATCCACATGAACAGCGTGGACACCGGCTGGGTCACCGACGAGGACCCCGCCGAACTGGCCGCGAAGAAGGTGCGCGAGGAACGCTTCCACCCGCCGCTGGATATCGTCGACGGCGCCGCGCGCATCGTCGACCCGATCATCCACGGCATCAATACCGGCGAGCACGTGTGGGGCCAGTTCCTGAAGGACTACCGCCCCACCGACTGGTGA
- a CDS encoding 2OG-Fe(II) oxygenase has product MNAQLRPGPDTGARLQAYDWVRIGDELDAHGCAMLEALLSPPECAKLASMYADDGRFRNRVLMARHGFGRGEYRYFDYPLPELVAGLRGAVYPRLAPIANRWNTSMGLAVRYPAAHAEFIERCHAAGQRRPTPLLLQYGTGDYNCLHQDLYGEHVFPLQLAILLSEPGRDFSGGEFVLTEQRPRMQSRADVVPLRQGDAVLFAVHQRPVQGTRGSYRVNMRHGVSRVRNGHRHTLGIIFHDAT; this is encoded by the coding sequence ATGAACGCGCAACTGCGCCCTGGCCCCGACACCGGTGCGCGGCTGCAGGCATACGACTGGGTCCGCATCGGCGATGAACTCGATGCGCACGGCTGTGCGATGCTGGAAGCCCTGCTGTCGCCGCCGGAGTGCGCGAAGCTGGCAAGCATGTACGCGGACGACGGACGCTTCCGCAACCGCGTGCTGATGGCCCGCCACGGTTTCGGCCGCGGTGAATACCGCTATTTCGATTACCCCCTGCCCGAGCTGGTGGCCGGGCTGCGCGGTGCGGTTTATCCGCGGTTGGCACCGATCGCGAACCGCTGGAACACGTCGATGGGATTGGCCGTGCGCTACCCCGCCGCGCATGCCGAGTTCATCGAACGCTGCCACGCCGCCGGCCAGCGCCGCCCTACCCCGTTGCTGCTGCAGTACGGCACCGGCGACTACAACTGCCTGCACCAGGACCTGTACGGCGAGCACGTGTTTCCGCTGCAGCTGGCGATCCTGCTGTCCGAGCCGGGACGCGATTTCAGTGGCGGCGAGTTCGTGCTGACCGAGCAGCGTCCGCGCATGCAGTCGCGTGCCGACGTGGTGCCGCTGCGCCAGGGCGACGCGGTGCTGTTCGCGGTGCACCAGCGGCCGGTGCAAGGCACGCGCGGCAGCTACCGGGTGAACATGCGCCACGGCGTCAGCCGCGTGCGCAATGGCCACCGCCACACGCTCGGCATCATCTTTCACGACGCCACATGA
- a CDS encoding pirin family protein: protein MIERRPFDRLGGADHGWLKAKHHFSFAGYHDANRMGWGALRVWNDDTIAPQTGFPPHPHADMEIITYVREGAISHQDSLGNAGRTEAGDVQVMSAGSGITHSEYNREDVTTRIFQIWIIPDENGQPPSWGARPFPRGDRSGRFVALASGFKDDVEALPLRTDARVLGATLKAGESTEYMLAPGRYAYLVPATGKVDLNGVQLDARDGAAIRQESTLKVTALEDAELVLVDTAP from the coding sequence GTGATTGAACGCAGACCCTTCGACCGCCTGGGCGGAGCCGACCACGGCTGGCTCAAGGCCAAACACCATTTCTCCTTCGCCGGCTACCACGACGCGAATCGCATGGGCTGGGGCGCGTTGCGCGTGTGGAACGACGACACCATCGCGCCGCAGACCGGCTTCCCGCCGCACCCGCACGCGGACATGGAGATCATCACCTACGTGCGCGAAGGCGCGATCAGCCACCAGGACAGCCTGGGCAACGCCGGCCGCACCGAGGCCGGCGACGTGCAGGTGATGAGCGCCGGCAGCGGCATCACCCACAGCGAGTACAACCGGGAGGACGTGACCACGCGCATCTTCCAGATCTGGATCATCCCCGACGAGAACGGCCAGCCGCCGTCGTGGGGTGCGCGGCCGTTTCCCAGGGGCGATCGTTCCGGGCGTTTCGTGGCGCTGGCCAGCGGCTTCAAGGACGACGTCGAGGCGCTGCCGCTGCGCACCGATGCGCGCGTGCTGGGCGCCACGCTGAAGGCCGGCGAAAGCACCGAGTACATGCTGGCCCCCGGCCGCTACGCCTACCTGGTGCCGGCCACCGGCAAGGTGGACCTCAATGGCGTGCAACTGGACGCCCGCGACGGCGCCGCGATCCGCCAGGAGTCGACGCTGAAGGTCACCGCGCTGGAAGACGCCGAGCTGGTGCTGGTCGATACCGCGCCCTGA